From Oryza sativa Japonica Group chromosome 4, ASM3414082v1, one genomic window encodes:
- the LOC4336729 gene encoding xyloglucan galactosyltransferase XLT2, producing MAAMYRPDPANPAARRPRLVVLLLVAFFALQLLVFLAFRGAPSPSSPDAAVDRVPVSARRDGEDSGCVGGLVYVYDLPPVFNEDLLALCEVLAPMYSLCPYLANDGLGFPAKGGNQSEFPPAELVGSWYSSDQFALEHIVHRRLLSHRCRTTDPARATAFFVPFYAGLAVGRHLWATNATDADRDRDCLALLSWLHAQPYYKRSNGWDHFIALGRITWDFRRSPDGGWGGSFLLMPGLANTTRLVIERDPWDAMDVGIPYPTSFHPRTAADVRAWQQYASSRSRPKLFAFAGAPRSAIKGDFRGLLLEECQAAGDACGALDCGEGRCIKQNELVMELFLGARFCLQPRGDSFTRRSLFDCMVGGAVPVLFWRRSAYRQYGWYVPVGNSQEEEWSVFIDRDELRAGNVTVRGVLAAIPEAKVREMRNRVVEMIPKLVYSAADKEGLGDGMKDAVDVMIDGMLRRAAEQRRSWRKV from the coding sequence ATGGCCGCGATGTATCGTCCCGATCCGGCgaaccccgccgcccgccgcccgcgcctcgtCGTGCTCCTCCTCGTTGCCTTCTTCGCCCTCCAGCTGCTCGTCTTCCTCGCCTTCCGCGGCGcgccctccccgagctcccccgATGCCGCCGTTGACCGCGTGCCGGTGTCGGCGCGCCGTGACGGCGAGGACTCCGGCTGCGTGGGCGGGCTAGTGTACGTCTACGACCTCCCGCCGGTCTTCAACGAGGATCTGCTCGCCCTGTGCGAGGTGCTCGCGCCGATGTACTCGCTGTGCCCGTACCTCGCCAACGACGGGCTCGGGTTCCCGGCGAAGGGGGGCAACCAGTCGGAGTTCCCGCCGGCCGAGCTGGTTGGGTCGTGGTACTCCTCCGACCAGTTCGCGCTCGAGCACAtcgtccaccgccgcctgctCTCGCACCGGTGCCGCACCACCGATCCGGCCCGCGCCACGGCGTTCTTCGTGCCATTCTACGCGGGGCTGGCCGTCGGGCGCCACCTGTGGGCGACCAACGCCACCGACGCCGACCGCGACAGGGACTGCCTCGCGCTGCTGTCGTGGCTCCACGCGCAGCCGTACTACAAGCGGTCTAATGGCTGGGACCACTTCATCGCGCTCGGCCGCATCACCTGGGacttccgccgctcgccggacgGCGGGTGGGGCGGAAGCTTCCTCCTCATGCCCGGGCTGGCCAACACCACCCGCCTGGTCATCGAGCGCGATCCCTGGGACGCCATGGACGTCGGCATCCCTTACCCGACCAGCTTCCacccgcgcaccgccgccgacgtgcgCGCGTGGCAGCAGTACGCCTCGTCCCGCTCTCGCCCCAAGCTCTTCGCCTTCGCCGGCGCCCCGCGATCGGCAATCAAGGGGGATTTCCGCGGGCTGCTGCTCGAGGAGTGCCAGGCGGCCGGGGACGCGTGCGGCGCGCTGGACTGCGGCGAGGGCAGGTGCATCAAGCAAAACGAGCTCGTCATGGAGCTGTTCCTGGGCGCGCGCTTCTGCCTGCAGCCGCGCGGGGACAGCTTCACCCGGCGGTCGCTGTTCGACTGCATGGTGGGCGGCGCCGTGCCGGTGCTCTTCTGGCGGCGGAGCGCGTACCGGCAGTACGGGTGGTACGTGCCGGTGGGCAACAGTCAGGAGGAAGAATGGTCCGTGTTCATCGACCGCGACGAGCTGCGCGCCGGCAATGTCACCGTTCGTGGCGTTCTTGCGGCCATCCCGGAAGCGAAGGTGCGGGAGATGAGGAATCGCGTGGTGGAGATGATACCCAAGCTGGTGTACTCCGCTGCAGACAAGGAGGGGCTCGGCGACGGCATGAAGGACGCCGTGGACGTCATGATCGACGGCATGCTGCGGCGAGCGGCTGAGCAGCGCCGGAGTTGGAGGAAAGTGTAA
- the LOC4336730 gene encoding fasciclin-like arabinogalactan protein 8, which produces MAATDRRLLFLLAASLAVAAVSSHNITDILDGYPEYSLYNSYLSQTKVCDEINSRSTVTCLVLTNGAMSSLVSNLSLADIKNALRLLTLLDYYDTKKLHSLSDGSELTTTLYQTTGDASGNMGHVNITNLRGGKVGFASAAPGSKFQATYTKSVKQEPYNLSVLEVSDPITFPGLFDSPSAASTNLTALLEKAGCKQFARLIVSSGVMKMYQAAMDKALTLFAPNDDAFQAKGLPDLSKLTSAELVTLLQYHALPQYAPKASLKTIKGHIQTLASTGAGKYDLSVVTKGDDVSMDTGMDKSRVASTVLDDTPTVIHTVDSVLLPPELFGGAPSPAPAPGPASDVPAASPAPEGSSPAPSPKAAGKKKKKGKSPSHSPPAPPADTPDMSPADAPAGEEAADKAEKKNGATAAATSVAATVASAAALLAASFL; this is translated from the coding sequence atggccgccaccgaCCGCCGCCTGCTCTTCCTCCtggccgcctccctcgccgtcgcggcggtgAGCTCCCACAACATCACGGACATCCTCGACGGCTACCCGGAGTACTCGCTGTACAACAGCTACCTCTCCCAGACCAAGGTGTGCGACGAGATCAACAGCCGGAGCACGGTCACCTGCCTCGTGCTCACCAACGGCGCCATGTCCTCCCTCGTCTCCAACCTCTCCCTCGCCGACATCAAGAACGCGCTCCGCCTCCTCACCCTCCTCGACTACTACGACACCAAGAAGCTGCACTCCCTCAGCGACGGCTCCGAGCTCACCACCACGCTGTACCAGACCACCGGCGACGCCTCCGGTAACATGGGCCACGTCAACATCACCAACCTGCGCGGCGGCAAGGTTGGgttcgcctccgccgcgcccggctCCAAGTTCCAGGCCACCTACACCAAGTCCGTCAAGCAGGAGCCGTACAACCTCTCCGTTCTTGAGGTCTCCGACCCCATCACCTTCCCCGGCCTCTTCGACTCCCCGTCGGCCGCGTCGACCAACCTCACCGCGCTTCTTGAGAAGGCCGGGTGCAAGCAGTTCGCGCGGCTCATCGTGTCGTCCGGGGTGATGAAGATGTACCAGGCGGCCATGGACAAGGCGCTGACGCTGTTCGCGCCCAACGACGACGCGTTCCAGGCCAAGGGCCTGCCGGATCTGAGCAAGCTGACCAGCGCCGAGCTGGTGACGCTTCTGCAGTACCACGCCTTGCCGCAGTACGCGCCCAAGGCGTCGCTCAAGACCATCAAGGGCCACATCCAGACCCTGGCCTCCACCGGAGCGGGTAAGTACGACCTCTCCGTCGTCACTAAGGGCGACGACGTGTCCATGGACACCGGCATGGACAAGTCCCGCGTCGCGTCCACCGTGCTGGACGACACCCCGACGGTTATCCACACGGTGGACAGCGTGCTGCTGCCGCCAGAGCTCTTCGGTGGCGCACCTTcccccgcgccggcgcccggACCGGCAAGCGATGTGCCAGCCGCTTCTCCCGCGCCAGAaggctcctcgccggcgccctcCCCCAAGGCGGCGggcaagaagaaaaagaagggcAAGTCGCCTTCCCATTCCCCACCCGCGCCTCCGGCCGACACGCCTGACATGTCGCCCGCCGACGCGCCCGCGGGAGAAGAGGCTGCAGACAAAGCCGAGAAGAAGAAcggcgccaccgcggcggccaCGAGCGTTGCGGCCACtgtggcctccgccgccgctctgctcgCCGCGTCGTTCTTGTGA
- the LOC136356234 gene encoding uncharacterized protein: MGWSLERNIPLRSGTKRSAKIGQTNPSHFDGENGVSSRSLLLGSAAVPPWPPVPSPPAPFLSAAPSSSACSLDLRDRHCLVRVRPPPPRPAVASSATASATDRRRSSSAPAASRSAPPRRRHGRPPVPPPPAPTPGAAPSSSACSLHLRDCRRHIRDRCRLVRIRLRDRPSSRPRSTVVARPRLVASGTGCRSSMPRIASSTTGCRHSSAHRLVSATAAASSASASATGRCCLSTPRHLQDRPPLVYASHRLVRDRPPPLVRASPRLRDRRRSSAPASASPPLAPTSSSVPILTTRSNLAARSKRT; encoded by the coding sequence atgggatggtccctggagaggaatattcctctcagatccgggacGAAACGGTCCGCTAAAATCGGCCAGACCAATCCATCCCACTTCGACGGAGAGAACGGCGTCAGCTCCCGCAGCCTCCTGCTCGGCTCCGCTGCggtgccgccatggccgcccgtcCCTTCTCCGCCTGCTCCCTTCCTCAGCGCTgctccgtcctcctccgcctgctCCCTCGACCTCCGCGACCGCCACTGCCTCGTCCGCgtccgacctccgcctccacgacCGGCCGTCGCCTCGTCCGCAACCGCCTCCGcgaccgaccgccgccgctcgtcgtcagCTCCCGCAGCCTCTCGCtcggctccgccgcggcgccgccatggccgcccgcccgtccctcctccgCCTGCTCCCACCCCCGGCGCTGCTCCGTCTTCCTCCGCCTGCTCCCTTCACCTCCGTGACTGCCGCCGCCACATCCGCGACCGCTGCCGCCTCGTCCGCATCCGCCTCCGTGACCGACCGTCGTCTCGTCCGCGATCGACCGTTGTTGCTCGTCCGCGCCTCGTCGCCTCCGGGACTGGCTGCCGCTCGTCTATGCCTCGCATCGCCTCGTCCACGACCGGCTGCCGCCACTCGTCCGCGCATCGCCTCGTctccgcgaccgccgccgcctcgtccgcatCCGCCTCCGCGACTGGCCGTTGTTGCTTGTCCACGCCTCGTCACCTCCaggaccggccgccgctcgtctACGCCTCGCATCGCCTCGTCCGTGACCGGCCACCGCCACTCGTCCGCGCATCGCCTCGTCTCCgtgaccgccgccgctcgtccgcgcccgcctccgcctctcctccgctcgcaccgacgagctcctccgtcCCCATTCTCACCACTCGCTCCAACCTAGCCGCTAGGAGCAAACGGACCTAA
- the LOC4336731 gene encoding growth-regulating factor 12 — MLAEGRQVYLPPPPPSKLPRLSGTDPTDGVVTMAAPSPLVLGLGLGLGGSGSDSSGSDAEASAATVREARPPSALTFMQRQELEQQVLIYRYFAAGAPVPVHLVLPIWKSIAAASSFGPQSFPSLTGLGSLCFDYRSSMEPEPGRCRRTDGKKWRCSRDVVPGHKYCERHVHRGRGRSRKPMEASAAVAPTYLPVRPALHTVATLATSAPSLSHLGFSSASKVLLAHTTTGTTRAT; from the exons ATGTTGGCCGAGGGAAGGCAAGTCtacttgccgccgccgccgccgtccaagcTTCCTCGTCTCTCCGGCACCGATCCAACCGACG GCGTGGTGACGATGgcagcgccgtcgccgctggtTCTTGGGCTGGGTCTCGGTctgggcggcagcggcagcgacagCAGTGGGAGCGACGCGGAAGCGTCTGCGGCCACCGTGCGGGAGGcgcggccgccgtcggcgcTGACGTTCATGCAGCGGCAGGAGCTGGAGCAGCAGGTGCTCATCTACCGCtacttcgccgccggcgcgcctgTGCCGGTTCACCTCGTGCTGCCCATATGGAagagcatcgccgccgcctcctcgttcGGCCCGCAAAGCTTTCCCTCCC TGACGGGCCTGGGGAGCCTGTGCTTCGACTACAGGAGCAGCATGGAGCCGGAGCCGGGGCGGTGCCGGCGCACGGACGGCAAGAAGTGGCGGTGCTCGCGCGACGTGGTGCCGGGGCACAAGTATTGCGAGCGGCACGTCCACCGTGGCCGCGGCCGTTCAAGAAAGCCTATGGAAGCCTCTGCAGCAGTCGCTCCCACATATCTCCCGGTCCGGCCGGCACTCCacaccgtcgccaccctcgccaccAGCGCGCCATCGCTGTCGCACCTCGGTTTCTCCTCCGCCAGCAAAGTGCTCCTCGCCCACACCACCACCGGCACCACGCGCGCTACTTGA
- the LOC4336732 gene encoding ankyrin repeat and zinc finger domain-containing protein 1 gives MAAASPESRPPRSLFDLPADFFDSSSLLGSHPSSAPSAAEPSESIRPAAAPPLSQPSEAPGLRWTCNTCASEFESLQEQREHFKSDLHRLNVKLSIAGKTIIKEDDLDKADPDSLFDDLEVSSVSGSEDELENGPASDRGLSAKDKGEFRKKLYFRCHSGDTVSIWRCILLKEHEEPVFNSKSGQTESHGSTPFVQEDEMLNRVKNLTSEPRDASRLRIILLTSGGHFAGCVFDGNSVIAHKTFHRYVVRAKAGKRQSGKDATGKVAHSAGSSLRRYNEAALKKEIQELIASWKSYFDLCVCVFMYAPSKNRQMLFDGDKTQSVLQACDIRPIPLTVHRPTLKEAKRLYTNLTQLCYEMECLSTDEPHVEDVTSFEQSKEAKQKKIMDSEESISVSSLSLDLPNKHEGTSIHPSNNETTPLHEAAKSGNAQQTLELLEQGLDPCIKDARGKTPYLLASDKEVRNTFRRFMALNLDKWDWHAADVPSALTKEMEESQAAKQAEKDAKKKARAKELKKLKKAREKEKEKEKEKAQASQSQRTQSNVRGTSAGQMANATASMPGLKQKHQLPQPTALSKEEERQRKLAEEREKRAAAAERRFAALAAQSSSTSGTAAAEHPPQRAAAADDTSCSCCFSSLVGKVPFHRYNYKYCSTTCMHLHSEMLEDD, from the exons atggcggcggcctcgccggagaGCAGGCCTCCTCGCTCGCTCTTCGACCTCCCCGCGGACTTCTTCGATTCTTCTTCCCTCCTCGGATCCCACCCTTCCTCGGCCCCCTCTGCGGCGGAACCGTCCGAGTCcatccggccggcggcggccccgcCTCTATCGCAGCCGTCGGAGGCTCCGGGGTTGAGGTGGACATGCAACACCTGCGCCTCTGAATTCGAGTCGCTGCAGGAACAGCGCGAGCACTTCAAGTCTGATCTCCATCGCCTCAAC GTCAAGCTGAGCATTGCTGGTAAAACTATTATCAAGGAAGATGACTTAGACAAAGCAGATCCCGATTCTCTGTTCGATGATTTGGAGGTATCTAGTGTATCTGGATCAGAGGATGAACTTGAAAATGGGCCTGCATCAGATCGTGGTCTCTCAGCCAAAGACAAGGGAGAATTCAGGAAGAAACTTTATTTTCGCTGTCATTCTGGTGACACAGTTTCTATCTGGAGATGCATACTGTTGAAAGAACATGAAGAGCCAGTTTTCAATAGCAAGTCTGGTCAGACAGAAAGTCATGGATCTACACCATTTGTACAAGAGGATGAAATGCTAAATAGAGTGAAGAATTTGACATCTGAGCCTCGTGATGCATCACGTTTGAGGATCATTCTACTAACAAGTGGTGGACATTTTGCTGGATGTGTTTTTGATGGAAACTCAGTCATAGCCCATAAAACATTTCATAG GTATGTTGTAAGGGCAAAGGCTGGAAAGAGGCAGTCTGGGAAAGATGCTACTGGGAAGGTTGCACATTCAGCAGGCTCATCTCTTCGCCGTTATAATGAAGCGGCATTGAAAAAG GAAATTCAAGAATTAATAGCTTCTTGGAAGTCATACTTTGACCTTTGTGTCTGTGTCTTTATGTATGCTCCGTCAAAGAACCGTCAAATGCTCTTTGATGGGGATAAGACTCAGTCGGTATTGCAGGCTTGTGATATTCGTCCAATCCCATTGACTGTTCATCGGCCCACCTTGAAGGAAGCAAAACGGTTATATACTAACCTAACACAGCTCTGTTATGAGATGGAATGCTTGAGTACGGATGAACCCCATGTAGAGGATGTGACAAGTTTTGAACAAAGTAAAGAGGCAAAGCAGAAAAAAATTATGGATTCTGAGGAATCTATTTCTGTCTCGTCCTTAAGTTTGGACTTGCCAAATAAGCACGAAGGGACATCCATACATCCATCTAATAATGAAACAACGCCTCTTCACGAAGCAGCAAAGTCTGGCAATGCTCAGCAAACACTGGAGTTGCTTGAGCAGGGTTTGGATCCTTGTATTAAAGATGCAAGAGGAAAAACACCTTACTTGCTGGCTTCGGACAAAGAAGTTAGAAATACATTCAGAAGATTTATGGCACTCAACCTAGACAAATGGGATTGGCATGCGGCTGATGTGCCTAGTGCACTAACAAAGGAAATGGAAGAATCACAAGCTGCAAAGCAG GCAGAGAAGGATGCCAAGAAGAAGGCAAGAGCAAAGGAACTGAAGAAATTGAAGAAagcaagagaaaaggaaaaggagaaagaaaaagaaaag GCACAAGCATCACAGTCCCAAAGGACCCAATCTAATGTAAGAGGCACTTCAGCTGGTCAAATGGCCAATGCAACTGCTTCTATGCCAGGCCTGAAACAAAAGCATCAGCTGCCCCAGCCTACGGCACTTTCGAAAGAG GAGGAACGACAAAGGAAACTCGCcgaggaaagagagaaaagagcagcCGCAGCCGAAAGAAGATTTGCGGCTCTGGCGGCACAATCAAGTAGCACATCAgggacagcagcagcagaacatCCCCCACAGAGAGCAGCCGCGGCAGACGATACTTCTTGTTCGTGCTGTTTTTCTTCCTTGGTCGGCAAAGTACCATTCCACAGGTACAATTACAAGTACTGCAGCACCACATGTATGCATCTTCATTCAGAAATGCTGGAAGATGATTGA
- the LOC4336733 gene encoding guard cell S-type anion channel SLAC1 has protein sequence MAAKPSSSSSSTGGHHTVDIRAAQAQPEDARQSAMSGPINIRGERRPPPMQRAFSRQVSLGSGVTVLGMDKVGKNGGRGQQRALPRSGKSLGVLNHTGALGQAAAGDGAARRGDFSMFRTKSTLSKQNSLLPSRIREPDLELPPHVEGPSVGRQGGEDPLNKSVPAGRYFAALRGPELDEVRDYEDILLPKDEVWPFLLRFPVGCFGVCLGLGSQAILWGALAASPAMRFLHVTPMINVALWLLALAVLVAVSVTYALKCVFYFEAIRREYFHPVRVNFFFAPSIAAMFLTIGLPRAVAPERLHPAVWCAFVAPLFGLELKIYGQWLSGGKRRLCKVANPSSHLSVVGNFVGAILAARVGWAEAGKFLWAIGVAHYIVVFVTLYQRLPTNEALPKELHPVYSMFIATPSAASLAWAAIYGSFDAVARTFFFMALFLYMSLVVRINFFRGFRFSIAWWSYTFPMTTASLATVKYAEAEPCFTSRALALSLSLMSTTMVSLLLVSTLLHAFVWRSLFPNDLAIAITKDRQNGAFKPHGKGRKAGKRVYDIKRWAKQAPLSLVSSITKSNSADKEEEEKTE, from the exons ATGGCAGCCaagccgtcctcgtcgtcgtcgtcgacgggcGGCCACCACACGGTGGACATCCGCGCGGCGCAGGCGCAGCCCGAGGACGCGAGGCAGTCGGCGATGAGCGGGCCGATCAACATCCGCGGCgagcggaggccgccgccgatgcAGCGGGCGTTCAGCCGGCAGGTCTCCCTCGGCAGCGGCGTGACGGTGCTGGGCATGGACAAGGTGGGCAAGAACGGCGGCCGGGGGCAGCAGCGTGCGCTCCCGCGCAGCGGCAAGAGCCTCGGGGTGCTCAACCACACCGGCGCCCTCggccaggccgccgccggcgacggcgcggcacgCAGGGGAGACTTCAGCATGTTCCGGACGAAGTCGACGCTGAGCAAGCAGAACTCGCTGCTGCCGTCGAGGATCAGGGAGCCCGACCTCGAGCTGCCGCCGCACGTCGAGGGCCCCTCCGTCGGCAGGCAGGGCGGCGAGGACCCTCTCAACAAGAGCGTCCCCGCCGGCCGGTACTTCGCCGCGCTCCGCGGCCCAGAGCTCGACGAAGTCCGC GACTACGAGGACATCCTGCTGCCGAAGGACGAGGTGTGGCCGTTCTTGCTGCGGTTTCCGGTCGGCTGCTTCGGTGTCTGCTTGGGGCTCGGCAGCCAGGCCATCCTGTGGGGCGCGCTGGCGGCGAGCCCGGCGATGAGGTTCCTGCACGTCACGCCGATGATCAACGTCGCGCTGTGGCTGCTCGCGCTCGCCGTGCTCGTCGCCGTGTCCGTCACCTACGCGCTCAAGTGCGTCTTCTACTTCGAGGCCATCCGCCGCGAGTACTTCCACCCGGTGCGCGTCAACTTCTTCTTCGCGCCGTCGATCGCCGCCATGTTCCTCACCATCGGCCTGCCGCGCGCCGTGGCGCCGGAGAGGTTGCACCCGGCCGTCTGGTGCGCGTTCGTCGCGCCGCTGTTCGGGCTCGAGCTCAAGATCTACGGGCAGTGGCTCTCCGGCGGCAAGCGGAGGCTGTGCAAGGTGGCCAACCCGTCGTCCCACCTCTCGGTGGTGGGCAACTTCGTCGGGGCCATCCTGGCGGCGAGGGTCGGTTGGGCGGAGGCCGGCAAGTTCCTCTGGGCCATCGGCGTCGCGCACTACATCGTGGTGTTCGTCACGCTGTACCAGCGGCTGCCGACCAACGAGGCGCTGCCCAAGGAGCTCCACCCGGTGTACTCCATGTTCATCGccacgccgtcggcggcgagcctCGCGTGGGCGGCGATCTACGGCAGCTTCGACGCCGTGGCGCGCACCTTCTTCTTCATGGCGCTCTTCCTGTACATGTCCCTCGTCGTTCGCATCAACTTCTTCCGCGGCTTCCG GTTCTCGATCGCGTGGTGGTCGTACACGTTCCCGATGACGACGGCGTCGCTGGCCACCGTCAAGTACGCGGAGGCGGAGCCGTGCTTCACCAGCAGGGCGCTCGCGCTGAGCCTCTCCCTCATGTCGACGACGATGGTGTCGCTGCTGCTCGTGTCGACGCTCCTGCACGCGTTCGTCTGGAGGTCGCTGTTCCCCAACGACCTGGCCATCGCCATCACCAAGGACAGGCAGAACGGCGCGTTCAAGCCGCACGGCAAAGGGAGGAAGGCCGGCAAGAGGGTGTACGACATCAAGCGATGGGCGAAGCAGGCGCCGCTCTCGCTCGTGTCGTCCATCACCAAGAGCAACTCGGCGGacaaggaagaagaggagaaaacAGAATGA
- the LOC4336734 gene encoding 4-hydroxy-tetrahydrodipicolinate synthase 1, chloroplastic: MQHSDTDKYSYRISRGKFSVTAISLDDYLPMRSSEVKNRTSTGDITSLRVITAVKTPYLPDGRFDLEAYDSLINMQIEGGAEGVIVGGTTGEGHLMSWDEHIMLIGHTVNCFGTKIKVVGNTGSNSTREAIHATEQGFAVGMHAALHINPYYGKTSVEGLISHFEAVLPMGPTIIYNVPSRTGQDIPPAVIEAVSSFSNMAGVKECVGHERVKCYTDKGITIWSGNDDECHDSRWKYGATGVISVASNLIPGLMRKLMYEGENTALNDKLLPLMKWLFCQPNPIALNTALAQLGVARPVFRLPYVPLPLEKRVEFVRIVESIGRENFVGQKEARVLDDDDFVLISRY, encoded by the exons ATGCAACACTCTGACACAGACAAATATTCATACAGGATTAGCAGAGGAAAGTTTTCAGTGACGGCCATCTCCCTGGATGATTATCTTCCAATGCGAAGTAGTGAAGTGAAAAATCG GACATCAACAGGTGATATCACTAGCCTCAGAGTAATAACAGCGGTTAAAACCCCTTATCTGCCGGATGGAAGATTTGATCTTGAAGCATATGATTCGCTGATAAACATGCAGATAGAAGGTGGTGCTGAAGGTGTAATAGTGGGAGGAACAACAGGAGAGGGCCACCTGATGAGCTGGGATGAACACATCATGCTTATTGGGCATACAGTTAACTGCTTTGGCACTAAAATTAAAGTGGTCGGCAACACAGGAAGTAACTCAACAAGGGAGGCTATTCACGCAACTGAGCAGGGATTCGCTGTAGGTATGCACGCGGCTCTCCACATCAATCCTTACTACGGGAAGACCTCCGTCGAAGGGTTGATCTCCCATTTTGAGGCTGTTCTCCCAATGGGTCCAACCATCATTTACAATGTGCCATCCAGGACTGGCCAGGATATTCCTCCTGCTGTTATTGAGGCGGTTTCAAGTTTTTCAAACATGGCAGGTGTCAAAGAATGTGTTGGACATGAGAGGGTTAAGTGCTATACTGACAAAGGTATAACCATATGGAGTGGTAATGATGATGAATGCCATGATTCTAGGTGGAAATATGGTGCCACTGGAGTCATTTCTGTAGCCAGCAACCTTATTCCCGGTCTCATGCGTAAGCTCATGTACGAAGGGGAGAATACAGCGCTCAATGATAAGCTACTTCCTCTGATGAAATGGTTGTTTTGCCAGCCTAATCCGATTGCGCTCAACACCGCCCTGGCTCAGCTTGGAGTGGCAAGGCCCGTTTTCAGATTACCTTATGTACCTCTCCCCCTTGAAAAGAGGGTTGAGTTCGTCCGAATTGTCGAATCCATTGGACGGGAAAATTTTGTGGGTCAGAAAGAAGCAAGGGttcttgatgatgatgattttgtGTTGATCAGTAGGtattaa